The Gemmatimonadaceae bacterium genomic sequence GTCAAGGCGACTGCAGGCGCGGCGCCGCACGCGTTGCCGAGTCTAATGGGCCCGAGTCGACCGGGCCGACGCTGGACGCCTTCCCATTCAATCGCCAGCTTGGGGGGATGCGAACTCCGTGGTCGTCCCCCAACGGTCGCGTGCGCGGCGCGAGGATGGCGATGACGCCTGCCATGGCGCTGACGCCTGCCATGGCGCTGACGCTTCCCATCGCGCTGATGACGGCGGCCACCGCTGCCGGAGCGCAGGGATCGGTTCGCGGCGAGGTCCTCGCCGGGCCACAGCGCGCACCGGTACGTGGCGCGACGGTGAGCGTCGCCGGTGGCACCGCGCGCGTGGCCACCGACTCGCTCGGACGCTACGCGCTGCTCGCGGTCTCCTTCGGGGAGAAACGCGTGATTGCGGCCGCGCCAGGATTTCGCGCCGAGACGGTCACGGTCGACCTGGACGTCGACGTCCTCGAGATCTCGCCCATCGTGTTGCAGCCGGCGGTGCAGACGCTGGCCGGCGTTGCCGTGACGGGCGAGGCGTCGACCATCGCGGCACGCCTCTCGGGGTTCGCGGAGCGTCGCAAGTTCGGCAACGGGACGTTCATCGATCGAACGATGCTGGAGCGGTTTGCGAACCGGCAAACGGCTGACGTACTCGCGGCCCTGGCTCCCGGGGTCCAGGTTCGCCGGGGACGCGGAATGAAGGCGTGGGCGTCATCGGGGCGTTCGTCGGTTACCGCTGGCGGCGCCTTCGGGCAGGCAGGCGGTTTCCAGCTCGACCGTTCCGACATTGCCGCGGGCGCACGCCCCGCCTGTTACATGGACGTGTACCTCAACGGCGCGCTGATCTACAACTCGAAAGGTGGGGCCGTGCCGCTGCACGACCTCAACAGCATCCCCCCGGAGCAGATCGAGTCCATCGAGGCCTACGCCAGCGCCTCGCAGGTCCCCGCCCAGTTCAACCGCACCTCCGGCGGCTGCGGCGTGCTCGTGATCTGGACGCGCAGCTGAGGGCGCAGCATTCGCGTTGGACCAGAAGCCAGGTCATGAACGGTCGCCGGCGCGCCGGCGCCCTGCACCGCCAGGAAACGTCGACCATTTGTGAGATGATCGGTTGCGTTTCGAGGCGACACCACCCTCGAAACGCACGACGCCCGGGCTCGCGCCCGGGCGTCGTGCTTTCCGTCACCTGCAACGCCGTAGGGTTTACAGGTCGTCGTTCCCGAAGCTGAACGTGCTGTCGGCAAAGCTCGCCGAGAAGACACTCGGCAGCGGCTCGTCGTTCATCGGAAGCTGCGGTGCCACGTCTGGCAGCTCCGCCCCCTCGATCTCCACGTCGTTGTACCGGTACTGACCGGTGCCGGCGGGAATGAGGTGCCCGATGATGATGTTCTCCTTGAGCCCCATGAGGTCGTCCCGCGCGCCGCGGATCGCGGCGTCGGTCAGCACTCGCGTGGTCTCCTGGAACGAGGCCGCCGAGATGAACGACTGCGTCGTCAGCGACGCCTTCGTGATCCCGAGGAGGAGTGGTTCGGCCGTCGCCGGCTTCTCCTTCCGCTTCTTCGCGCGATCGTTCTGCTCGCGGAAGACCTGCTTGTCCACGTGCTCGCCCTCGAGGAACTCCGTGTCGCCCGGATCGACGATACGAACCTTCTGCAGCATCTGCTTCACGATGACGCCGATGTGCTTGTCGGAGATCTTCACGCCCTGCAGGCGGTAGACTTCCTGCACTTCGTTGAGCAAGTACTCCTGCACCGCACGCGGCCCCTTGATGCGAAGGATGTCGTGCGGGTTGACCGGCCCTTCGGTGAGGCGGTCACCGGCGCGCACGCGGTCGCCCTCGTGCACGCGCAAGTGCTTGCCCGCCGGCACCTCGTAGAGCTGCGACTCGGCGCCCTCGTCCACAACCCACTGCGTGTTTTCAACGCGGGCCGGCGTGACGAACACCTCGCGCTTTCCTCGCTTGATGTCGCCGAACTTCACGACACCGTCGACCTCGGAGATGGTCGCCGGGTCCTTCGGGCGACGTGCCTCGAAGAGCTCGGCCACACGCGGGAGACCGCCGGTGATGTCGCGCGTCTTGTACGCCTCACGCGAGACCTTGGCGATCGTGTCGCCGGCGTGAATCTCATCGCCGTCTTCGGCCACGAGCACCGCACCGACCGGGATGACGAAGTCGCGAACGCGCTTCTCCTTCCCGCCCTTGGTCTGCCAGATCTCGATGTGCGGATGGAGCTTCTTCTCGCGATCCTCGATGATCACGCGCTGGCGCAAGCCGGTGAGTTCATCGAGCTCCTCGGAGACCGACTCGTCCTCGACGATGTCGACAAACCGGATCGTGCCTTCGATGTCGGCGAGAATCGGGTTGGTGTACGGGTCCCAGGTGAAGATCACCTGGTCCTTCTTCACGTCGTCGCCGTCCTTGACGAAGAGCGTGGCGCCGAGCGGCACCGCCAGGCGCGCGCTGATGGCGGAGTTCTTGTCGGCCGACGCGCGGATGGTGATCTCGCCTTCGTATGACGTGACGATGTCCTGTCCTTCGCGGTTCTTGACGAGGACGAGGCGATCGCCAAACTCGACGACACCGGCCACCTTGGACTTGCGGGCCGTCTGCTCGGCGATACGGGCAGCGGTCCCACCGATGTGGAAGGTGCGGAGCGTGAGCTGCGTGCCCGGCTCACCGATCGACTGGGCGGCGATGATGCCGACCGCCTCGCCGAGGTCGACCATCTTCATGGTCGCCAGGTTGCGCCCGTAGCACATGCGGCACAGCCCGCGCTTGGCTTCGCAGGTGAGGACCGAGCGGATCTTCACCGTCTCGATCCCCGACTCCTCGATGGCGTGCGCGGCCTCCTCGTCAATGAGCTGCCCGGCTTCGGCGAGGACGACCTGGCGCCCCGCCTCGTCGCTGACGTGCGGATCCACGACGTCTTCGGCGGCGACGGTGCCGACGATGCGCTCGGAGAGCGCCTCGATGACATCCTCGCCTTCCTTCAGCGCGCCGATTTCCAGCCCCTGGATGGTGCCGCAATCCTCCTCGGCGATCGTGACGTCCTGCGCCACGTCGACGAGTCGGCGCGTGAGGTAGCCGGCGTCGGCGGTCTTGAGCGCCGTGTCGGCAAGTCCCTTGCGCGCGCCGTGCGTCGAGATGAAGTACTCGAGCACGGAGAGCCCTTCGCGGAAGTTCGACTTGATCGGGCTTTCGATGATCTCGCCGATGCCACCGGTGAGCTTCTTCTGCGGCTTGGCCATGAGGCCGCGCATCCCCGCCAGCTGGCGGATCTGGTCGCGGCTACCACGGGAGCCCGAGTCGAACATCATGAACACCGGGTTGAAGCCCGCATGCGACTCGCGCATCGCCTTGACCATGGCGTCGGCGATGTCGGAGTTCGCGTGCGTCCAGGTGTCGATGACTTTGTTGTAGCGTTCGCCGTTGGTGATGTTGCCCGTCTGGTAGGCGCGCTGGAAGCGTTCGACGCGGTCTTCCGCTTCCTTGAGCAGCGTTTCCTTGTCGCCGGGGATGTGCAGGTCCTCGATGCCGATCGACACGCCGCCGCGGGTGGCGTTGGCGAAGCCGAACTCCTTGAGGCGGTCGAGGAACTCCACGGTCTTGGCGAGTCCGGCGCGGCGGAACGTCTCGAAGACGAGTTCGCCTAACGCCTTCTTCTTCATGTCGCGGTTCTGGAATGCCACCTCGGCGGGGATAATCGCGTTGAACAACACGCGTCCCACGGTGGTGGTGACCCAGCGCTTCTCGCCATCGCGATCGACGAGGAAGCGAACCGCGGTGTGGTGCTTGGCGCGGCCGGTGGCGAGCAGCATCTCCGCCTCGGCGGTGGAGCCGACGGCGCGCAGTGCGGCCGACGCCTTCGCGTCGCGGGAGAGCTTGTCGAAGTCGGCGGTCTGCTTCGTGGCGAAGTAGCAGCCGAGCACGATGTCCTGCGACGGCTCGGAAATCGGGCGACCGTCGGACGGCTTGAGGATGTTGTTCGAGGAGAGCATCAGGAGGCGTGCCTCCAGCTGGGCCTCGAACGACAGCGGGACGTGCACCGCCATCTGGTCACCGTCGAAGTCGGCGTTGAAGGCCGCGCACACGAGCGGGTGAATGCGGATGGCCTTGCCCTCGACGAGGACCGGCTCGAACGCCTGGATTCCCAGGCGGTGCAAGGTGGGCGCGCGGTTCAGCAGAACCGGGTGCTCGCCGATGACGGCCTCGAGGGCATCCCACACCTCGGGCTTCATCTTGTCGA encodes the following:
- a CDS encoding carboxypeptidase regulatory-like domain-containing protein, with product MTPAMALTPAMALTLPIALMTAATAAGAQGSVRGEVLAGPQRAPVRGATVSVAGGTARVATDSLGRYALLAVSFGEKRVIAAAPGFRAETVTVDLDVDVLEISPIVLQPAVQTLAGVAVTGEASTIAARLSGFAERRKFGNGTFIDRTMLERFANRQTADVLAALAPGVQVRRGRGMKAWASSGRSSVTAGGAFGQAGGFQLDRSDIAAGARPACYMDVYLNGALIYNSKGGAVPLHDLNSIPPEQIESIEAYASASQVPAQFNRTSGGCGVLVIWTRS
- the rpoC gene encoding DNA-directed RNA polymerase subunit beta'; amino-acid sequence: DKMKPEVWDALEAVIGEHPVLLNRAPTLHRLGIQAFEPVLVEGKAIRIHPLVCAAFNADFDGDQMAVHVPLSFEAQLEARLLMLSSNNILKPSDGRPISEPSQDIVLGCYFATKQTADFDKLSRDAKASAALRAVGSTAEAEMLLATGRAKHHTAVRFLVDRDGEKRWVTTTVGRVLFNAIIPAEVAFQNRDMKKKALGELVFETFRRAGLAKTVEFLDRLKEFGFANATRGGVSIGIEDLHIPGDKETLLKEAEDRVERFQRAYQTGNITNGERYNKVIDTWTHANSDIADAMVKAMRESHAGFNPVFMMFDSGSRGSRDQIRQLAGMRGLMAKPQKKLTGGIGEIIESPIKSNFREGLSVLEYFISTHGARKGLADTALKTADAGYLTRRLVDVAQDVTIAEEDCGTIQGLEIGALKEGEDVIEALSERIVGTVAAEDVVDPHVSDEAGRQVVLAEAGQLIDEEAAHAIEESGIETVKIRSVLTCEAKRGLCRMCYGRNLATMKMVDLGEAVGIIAAQSIGEPGTQLTLRTFHIGGTAARIAEQTARKSKVAGVVEFGDRLVLVKNREGQDIVTSYEGEITIRASADKNSAISARLAVPLGATLFVKDGDDVKKDQVIFTWDPYTNPILADIEGTIRFVDIVEDESVSEELDELTGLRQRVIIEDREKKLHPHIEIWQTKGGKEKRVRDFVIPVGAVLVAEDGDEIHAGDTIAKVSREAYKTRDITGGLPRVAELFEARRPKDPATISEVDGVVKFGDIKRGKREVFVTPARVENTQWVVDEGAESQLYEVPAGKHLRVHEGDRVRAGDRLTEGPVNPHDILRIKGPRAVQEYLLNEVQEVYRLQGVKISDKHIGVIVKQMLQKVRIVDPGDTEFLEGEHVDKQVFREQNDRAKKRKEKPATAEPLLLGITKASLTTQSFISAASFQETTRVLTDAAIRGARDDLMGLKENIIIGHLIPAGTGQYRYNDVEIEGAELPDVAPQLPMNDEPLPSVFSASFADSTFSFGNDDL